Proteins encoded together in one Nyctibius grandis isolate bNycGra1 chromosome 1, bNycGra1.pri, whole genome shotgun sequence window:
- the SNRPB2 gene encoding U2 small nuclear ribonucleoprotein B'', with translation MDIRPNHTIYINNINDKIKKEELKRSLYALFSQFGHVVDIVALKTMKMRGQAFVIFKELGSSTNALRQLQGFPFYGKPMRIQYAKTDSDIISKMRGTFADKEKRKEKKKAKSLEQTANAANKKVIQGATQNSANAPGTAAQNQQVPDNPPNYILFLNNLPEETNEMMLSMLFNQFPGFKEVRLVPGRHDIAFVEFENENQAGAARDALQGFKITPSHAMKITYAKK, from the exons ATGGACATCAGGCCGAACCACACCATCTACATCAACAACATCAACGACAAGATTAAGAAAGAAG AACTGAAGAGGTCCCTGTATGCATTATTCTCACAGTTTGGTCATGTGGTCGACATTGTGGCTTTAAAGACTATGAAGATGAGAGGACAGgcttttgttatatttaaagAACTTGGATCGTCTACCAATGCTTTGAGACAACTACAAGGCTTTCCGTTTTATGGGAAACCAATG cGTATTCAGTATGCAAAAACAGACTCTGATATCATCTCTAAAATGCGTGGTACTTTTGCtgataaggaaaaaaggaaggaaaagaagaaggcCAAATCTCTGGAGCAGACAGCAAATGCAGCAAATAAAAAGGTTATCCAG GGAGCAACACAAAATTCAGCAAATGCCCCAGGGACTGCAGCACAGAATCAGCAG GTGCCTGATAACCCACCAAACTACATCCTTTTCCTTAATAACTTGCCTGAGGAAACAAATGAGATGATGCTGTCCATGTTATTCAATCA GTTTCCTGGATTCAAGGAAGTACGCTTAGTGCCCGGGCGCCATGACATTGCATTTGTGGAGTTTGAAAATGAGAATCAAGCAGGAGCTGCTCGAGATGCTCTCCAAGGATTCAAGATCACTCCATCTCATGCCATGAAGATCACTTACGCGAAGAAATAA